The sequence ATTTTGTAAGATCCCATCCGAACTCTCTTGGATCTATCTTTCCTATGCTTGCCTCTCCTTGTAGGATGTCAGCTATGGAATTGATCTTGTCCTTTATCTATCGTAATGTGTTTAACCAACACATGCAAAACCCAATAATAAGCTTGAGAGTTTTGGGTAAAAAGAAAACAAGGGTTATCATAGATACATAGTAAATAATTTACCCGTGAAATGAAAGGATTCGGTTCACCTTCTCTTAAGAGAACTCCAATAACTGCTAAGTGTCCATCTGCACTTTTATGTACCATGTGAAGTTCCATGGCCAACCTTAAAACAAATCCAGGCTTGATATTATTACTTTGAATTAATGTATGTAAATGTTAGGAATGTCaatcttttcttttcctttctcTTACCTTTTTCCATTGAGGAAATGCTCTGAAGGTGCGTGCCAGTGGCTTTGAATCAACTTGTAGTCGGTATTATTGATAACGAGCTTCCCTGCGTCTTCTTGCCATGACACCTGATGCACACAACGTATCGGTCTTGCATGAGGActaattactaaaataaaagaaaaacgtATTCTAGGGTTTCTTTTACAGTTGAATAATAATTACCACCATGTCGTATCCACGGTTCTTAAGAGTGGCTTCTACTGGTTTGTAATATGTCTGAATAAGCGCCGTAGAATTGTGAACTAGTCGAGCTACTTTTGGAGAAAGATTGACTGGTGACTGC comes from Brassica rapa cultivar Chiifu-401-42 chromosome A02, CAAS_Brap_v3.01, whole genome shotgun sequence and encodes:
- the ACA3 gene encoding alpha carbonic anhydrase 3 isoform X1, yielding MNNIILFVSCLALASSALAADETETEFHYVTGAYADPSKWSSVKQEWKICGVGKRQSPVNLSPKVARLVHNSTALIQTYYKPVEATLKNRGYDMVVSWQEDAGKLVINNTDYKLIQSHWHAPSEHFLNGKRLAMELHMVHKSADGHLAVIGVLLREGEPNPFISRIKDKINSIADILQGEASIGKIDPREFGWDLTKFYEYRGSLTTPPCTEDVIWTIVNKVGTVSRQQIDILVDARRAGYETNARPAQPLYKRMVYLNDQSTISASALS
- the ACA3 gene encoding alpha carbonic anhydrase 3 isoform X2; its protein translation is MNNIILFVSCLALASSALAADETETEFHYVTGAYADPSKWSSVKQEWKICGVGKRQSPVNLSPKVARLVHNSTALIQTYYKPVEATLKNRGYDMVSWQEDAGKLVINNTDYKLIQSHWHAPSEHFLNGKRLAMELHMVHKSADGHLAVIGVLLREGEPNPFISRIKDKINSIADILQGEASIGKIDPREFGWDLTKFYEYRGSLTTPPCTEDVIWTIVNKVGTVSRQQIDILVDARRAGYETNARPAQPLYKRMVYLNDQSTISASALS